A window of Geothrix edaphica genomic DNA:
GGTCACGCCGCGCTAGAATCCATTTTTCCGCCGGTCCCCACCGGCCAGTCCATGACGCATCAGGGAGCGCCCATGAAGATCCTCGTCGCCCTCAAACAGGTCCCCGATACTGAGACCAAGATCAAAGTCGCCGCGGACGGGAAGTCCCTCGATCCCGCGGACGTCAAGTGGATCACCAGCCCCTACGACGAGTACGCGCTGGAAGAGGCCATCCGCATCAAGGAGGGCAAGGGCGCCGAAGTGGTCGCCCTCTCCGTCGGCGGCGACACCGCCAAGGATGTGCTGAAGAATGCCCTGGCCCTGGGCGCCGACACCGCCGTGCTCCTCAAGGGTGACGGCCAGGGCGACGCCTTCGCCGTGGCCCAGATGATCGCCGCCTACGCCAAGGACAAGGGCTTCGACCTGATCCTCTGCGGCAACAAGGGACTGGGCGGCGACAACGCCGCCATGGGTCCCATGCTGGCGGAGCTGCTCGGCGTGGCGCAGGCCAACGTCGTGGTGAAGCTGGAACTCGGTGAGGGCACGTTCAAGGCCGAGCGCGAGATCGAGGCCGGCTCCGAGGTCGTCGAAGGCGCCCTGCCCGCCGTGATCACCGCCCAGAAGGGCCTCAACGAGCCCCGCTACGCCAGCCTCAAGGGGATCATGGCCGCCAAGAAGAAGACCATCGAAGAGCTGGACGCCTCGGCCGTGACCGCGGGCGCCCAGGTGAGCGCCCTCGCCCTGCCCCCGGAGCGCCCGGCCGGACGCCTCCTGGATGGCGACGCCTCCGCCCAGGCCCAGGCCCTGCTCCAGGCCCTCAAGGATGAAGCCAAGGTCTTCTGACCGGTCCTCTTCCGCTGACTGACCCGATTCGAAAGGACGACATCCATGATTCTCGTGTTCTGTGAACTGAAGGACGGCCAGATCCGCAAGCCCAGCACCGAAGCCCTCAGCGAGGGCCGTCGCCTGGCCGACGCCTCCGGCAAGAAGGTCGGCGCGCTCTTCGCAGGCGCCTCCTGCGCCGGCGCCGCCGAAGCCGCCAAGTTCGGCGCCGACGTGATCCTGACCGCCGAGGCCCCCACCCTGGCCTCCTACTCCAGCGACGCCTTCGCGACCCTCCTCGCCGACGCGGTGAAGGCCAAGGGCGCCACGGTGCTGCTGGCCGCGGCCACCGCCGTGGGCAAGGACGTGCTCCCCCGCGCCGCCGCGCGCCTGGGCGCCGGCTAC
This region includes:
- a CDS encoding electron transfer flavoprotein subunit beta/FixA family protein produces the protein MKILVALKQVPDTETKIKVAADGKSLDPADVKWITSPYDEYALEEAIRIKEGKGAEVVALSVGGDTAKDVLKNALALGADTAVLLKGDGQGDAFAVAQMIAAYAKDKGFDLILCGNKGLGGDNAAMGPMLAELLGVAQANVVVKLELGEGTFKAEREIEAGSEVVEGALPAVITAQKGLNEPRYASLKGIMAAKKKTIEELDASAVTAGAQVSALALPPERPAGRLLDGDASAQAQALLQALKDEAKVF